The following nucleotide sequence is from Melioribacteraceae bacterium.
AGAAAGATAAAATCAATTAGTTTTATCTCCCATCGATTTAAAAGCAACCGCATACATTTGTATTTGTTTCATCATTGCACCAAGACCGTTTTTTCTTGTTGGTGAAAGATGATTATCTATTCCAATTTCACTTAAAAAGTTTGGCGGGTTATCTATAATTTCTTGTGGAGTTCTTTCGTTATAAACTCGCATAAGTAATGCGATTAGTCCCTTTACAATCATTGCATCGCTATCGGCATCGAAATGAATTTTCCCGTTCTTAAATTCGGGATGCAGCCAAACTTGCGACTGGCATCCCTTAACTTTATACTTCTCTTCTCTATATTCATCTGGGTATTCAGGAAGCTTTCTACCAAGACGAATTATCTCACTGTATTTT
It contains:
- a CDS encoding SufE family protein; protein product: MSVKEVQKEIVEEFQFLPDWEEKYSEIIRLGRKLPEYPDEYREEKYKVKGCQSQVWLHPEFKNGKIHFDADSDAMIVKGLIALLMRVYNERTPQEIIDNPPNFLSEIGIDNHLSPTRKNGLGAMMKQIQMYAVAFKSMGDKTN